The proteins below come from a single Danio aesculapii chromosome 25, fDanAes4.1, whole genome shotgun sequence genomic window:
- the ca5a gene encoding carbonic anhydrase 5A, mitochondrial isoform X1, translating into MVTLTAIVAPLGRQIHRHLVKHVRSQRWIPARACNLTACSSKLSILSQVHPMWQEPLAIPGGDRQSPIDIEVRKSIFNPQLRPLKVQYDPRTCQQIWNNGYSFLVEYDDTTDKSTVKGGPLEDQYRLCQFHFHWGENNNWGSEHSIDRRLYAAELHIVHWNSNKYSLFEEAVMEENGLAVIGVFLKVGKRHEGLQKLVDALPAVRHKDSVVEFNKFDPSCLLPENINDYWTYPGSLTTPPLTEAVTWIVMKQHIEVSHDQLAVFRSLLFTSAEEQVQRSMVNNFRVQQDLKGRAVQSSFSPFLKETPSKE; encoded by the exons ATGGTCACCCTGACAGCCATCGTAGCGCCTCTCGGACGTCAAATCCACAGGCATCTGGTCAAACATGTTAGAAGCCAGCGCTGGATTCCTGCTCGGGCGTGTAACTTGACTGCATGTTCGAGCAAACTATCAATCCTCAGTCAAG TGCATCCAATGTGGCAGGAGCCACTTGCCATCCCTGGTGGAGATCGACAGTCACCTATTGACATTGAAGTGCGTAAAAGCATCTTTAATCCGCAGCTCAGACCTCTGAAGGTGCAATATGACCCAAGGACCTGCCAACAAATCTGGAACAACGGTTACTCGTTTCTGGTGGAGTACGACGACACTACTGACAAATCTA CTGTGAAGGGAGGACCACTGGAGGATCAGTACAGACTCTGCCAGTTTCATTTCCACTGGGGAGAAAACAACAACTGGGGATCTGAGCACTCTATAGACCGCCGGCTTTACGCTGCTGAG CTCCATATTGTTCACTGGAACTCCAACAAGTATAGTTTGTTTGAGGAGGCTGTCATGGAGGAAAACGGACTGGCTGTTATTGGAGTATTTTTAAAG GTTGGAAAGAGACATGAGGGTTTGCAGAAACTAGTGGACGCCTTGCCTGCAGTCAGACACAAG GATAGTGTGGTGGAGTTCAACAAGTTTGACCCATCGTGCCTCCTCCCGGAGAACATCAATGACTATTGGACATACCCTGGTTCTCTAACCACGCCTCCTCTTACTGAGGCTGTGACATGGATTGTGATGAAGCAGCACATTGAAGTCAGTCATGATCAG TTGGCTGTGTTTCGGAGTTTGCTGTTCACATCGGCAGAGGAGCAAGTGCAGAGAAGTATGGTCAACAACTTCCGCGTTCAGCAAGACTTAAAGGGACGGGCTGTCCAATCTTCTTTTTCACCTTTTCTCAAAGAAACCCCCTCTAAGGAGTAA
- the ca5a gene encoding carbonic anhydrase 5A, mitochondrial isoform X2 gives MCNATHKASLCGVKLHPMWQEPLAIPGGDRQSPIDIEVRKSIFNPQLRPLKVQYDPRTCQQIWNNGYSFLVEYDDTTDKSTVKGGPLEDQYRLCQFHFHWGENNNWGSEHSIDRRLYAAELHIVHWNSNKYSLFEEAVMEENGLAVIGVFLKVGKRHEGLQKLVDALPAVRHKDSVVEFNKFDPSCLLPENINDYWTYPGSLTTPPLTEAVTWIVMKQHIEVSHDQLAVFRSLLFTSAEEQVQRSMVNNFRVQQDLKGRAVQSSFSPFLKETPSKE, from the exons ATGTGTAACGCAACGCACAAGGCTTCACTCTGTGGTGTAAAAT TGCATCCAATGTGGCAGGAGCCACTTGCCATCCCTGGTGGAGATCGACAGTCACCTATTGACATTGAAGTGCGTAAAAGCATCTTTAATCCGCAGCTCAGACCTCTGAAGGTGCAATATGACCCAAGGACCTGCCAACAAATCTGGAACAACGGTTACTCGTTTCTGGTGGAGTACGACGACACTACTGACAAATCTA CTGTGAAGGGAGGACCACTGGAGGATCAGTACAGACTCTGCCAGTTTCATTTCCACTGGGGAGAAAACAACAACTGGGGATCTGAGCACTCTATAGACCGCCGGCTTTACGCTGCTGAG CTCCATATTGTTCACTGGAACTCCAACAAGTATAGTTTGTTTGAGGAGGCTGTCATGGAGGAAAACGGACTGGCTGTTATTGGAGTATTTTTAAAG GTTGGAAAGAGACATGAGGGTTTGCAGAAACTAGTGGACGCCTTGCCTGCAGTCAGACACAAG GATAGTGTGGTGGAGTTCAACAAGTTTGACCCATCGTGCCTCCTCCCGGAGAACATCAATGACTATTGGACATACCCTGGTTCTCTAACCACGCCTCCTCTTACTGAGGCTGTGACATGGATTGTGATGAAGCAGCACATTGAAGTCAGTCATGATCAG TTGGCTGTGTTTCGGAGTTTGCTGTTCACATCGGCAGAGGAGCAAGTGCAGAGAAGTATGGTCAACAACTTCCGCGTTCAGCAAGACTTAAAGGGACGGGCTGTCCAATCTTCTTTTTCACCTTTTCTCAAAGAAACCCCCTCTAAGGAGTAA